A genomic segment from Salvia splendens isolate huo1 chromosome 13, SspV2, whole genome shotgun sequence encodes:
- the LOC121761925 gene encoding lysophospholipid acyltransferase LPEAT1-like has protein sequence MESELKVLTRQSTSQRPEPEPEPEPELEREDRPLLKPDSVPDAPQKPVPEPGQSIEEIESKCAAYVRRDVYGTMGRGKLSWAERLWLVPRLVILVPIRVVAGMTILVSYYVICRVCTVFRAPNREDGEEQEDYAHLRGWRRTVILRTGRFLSRAVLFVFGFYWISETRGENENESNDHSQGFERYGAIISNHVSYIDILYHMSSSFPSFVAKRSVSKLPLVGLISKCLGCVFVQRELKSSDFKGVSGVVTERIREAYQNEFAPRMIIFPEGTTTNGDYLLPFKTGVFLAKAPVQPVILRYPYRRFSPAWDSISGARHVILLLSQFVNYIEVKRLPVYHPSEQEMEDPKLYAANVRKLMAQEGNLILSDVGLPEKRVYHAALNGNISMPSVLHQKGD, from the exons ATGGAGTCGGAGCTCAAAGTCCTAACTCGCCAATCCACCAGCCAGCGCcctgagcccgagcccgagcccgagcccgaacTCGAACGAGAAGATCGGCCGCTGCTCAAACCGGACTCCGTGCCGGACGCGCCGCAGAAACCTGTCCCGGAGCCTGGGCAGAGCATCGAGGAGATAGAGAGCAAGTGTGCGGCATACGTGCGGCGTGACGTGTACGGCACGATGGGGCGGGGGAAGCTGTCGTGGGCGGAGAGACTGTGGCTGGTCCCTAGATTGGTGATTCTGGTCCCGATAAGAGTCGTGGCCGGGATGACCATCCTCGTCAGCTACTACGTCATTTGTAGGGTTTGCACGGTGTTCCGTGCGCCGAATAGGGAGGACGGGGAGGAGCAGGAGGATTATGCGCACCTCCGCGGGTGGAGGAGGACGGTGATCCTCCGCACTGGAAGGTTTCTATCCAGGGCGGTTCTGTTTGTGTTCGGCTTCTATTGGATATCGGAGACACGTGGCGAAAATGAG AATGAATCTAACGACCACTCCCAAGGGTTCGAAAGATATGGGGCTATCATCTCGAACCATGTATCATATATAGATATTCTATACCATATGTCTTCCTCATTTCCAAGTTTTGTGGCTAAG AGATCAGTGTCAAAACTTCCTCTTGTTGGTCTCATAAG CAAGTGTCTTGGTTGTGTCTTTGTACAGCGGGAATTAAAGTCATCAGATTTCAAAGGCGTCTCAG GTGTTGTAACTGAAAGAATTCGAGAAGCCTATCAAAACGAGTTTGCTCCAAGGATGATTATTTTCCCAG AAGGCACGACCACAAATGGAGACTACCTTCTTCCATTCAAGACTGGTGTATTTCTGGCTAAGGCTCCAGTACAACCTGTTATCTTAAGATACCCCTACCGGAGATTCAGTCCTGCATGGGATTCTATTTCCGGG GCACGCCATGTaattcttcttctgagtcagttTGTTAATTACATTGAAGTGAAGAGACTACCTGTGTATCATCCCTCAGAACAAGAAATGGAAGACCCAAAGCTTTATGCAGCGAATGTCAGGAAGCTGATGGCTCAAGAG GGTAATTTGATTCTTTCAGATGTTGGGTTGCCGGAGAAACGCGTATATCATGCAGCTCTCAATGGTAATATTAGCATGCCTAGTGTTTTGCATCAGAAAGGCGATTGA